A window from Sphingobacterium hotanense encodes these proteins:
- the uvrA gene encoding excinuclease ABC subunit UvrA → MAQHKVVDLGDQSEVEVFGAREHNLKNIDVSFPRNQLVVITGLSGSGKSSLAFDTIYAEGQRRYMETFSAYSRQFLGGMERPDVDKISGLSPVISIEQKTTSKNPRSTVGTITEIYDFLRLFYARVSEAFSYVSGKKMERMSDDEITDRILKEFDGEGIYILAPVVKGRKGHYRELFEQIRKQGYTKVRVDGEILDLVAKMQVDRYKIHDIEIVVDRILVEKDSRKRLYTSIGQALKTAKGIIKIANKENKEQFFSRYLMDAESGISYDEPQPNTFSFNSPYGACPKCDGLGYIFEIDKNIVIPDKSLSIQKGAIVPLGPLRESWNFAVLKAVAKKYDFSLTTPVEKLSDEIIDMLLFGEEEPISLTVSYGSYGAREYKIQFAGIFKMLEEMSGKYSDESPALEDFRTQVVCPSCHGDRLKVESLHFKIDNKNIAELSALDIVALNDWFDGLEERLNERQVVIATEIIKEIRTRLGFLLDVGLNYLTLNRSSKSLSGGEAQRIRLATQIGSQLVNVLYILDEPSIGLHQRDNERLINALKNLRDIGNSVLVVEHDKDMILNADYVIDMGPAAGLYGGRVVAEGTAEDILKADSLTAAYLNGKKEVTVPEKRREGNGHSLSLKGATGHNLKNVDIDIPLGKLVLVTGVSGSGKSSVITNTLYPILNHHFFRAKAKPLPYKKIEGLEHIDKVIEIDQSPIGRTPRSNPSTYTGVFSDIRSLYVQLPESKIRGYKPGRFSFNVKGGRCETCQGAGMKIIEMNFLPDVQVPCETCHGKRYNRETLEVRYRGKSIADVLDMSIDDAVTFFENIPSIYRKIKTLQDVGLGYITLGQSSTTLSGGEAQRVKLATELSKKDTGKTFYILDEPTTGLHFEDVNVLLGVINRLVDRGNSILIIEHNLDVIKAADWVIDMGPEGGKNGGTVLFQGTPEGLIKQKNSETGRFLKLEMKG, encoded by the coding sequence ATGGCCCAGCATAAAGTAGTAGACCTAGGAGATCAGAGCGAAGTTGAAGTATTTGGAGCACGCGAGCACAACCTGAAAAACATAGATGTATCCTTTCCGAGAAATCAACTTGTTGTAATTACAGGATTAAGTGGCAGTGGTAAATCATCGCTAGCCTTCGACACCATCTATGCGGAGGGACAGCGCCGTTATATGGAGACTTTCTCTGCATATAGCCGACAGTTCTTGGGCGGCATGGAGCGTCCAGATGTTGATAAGATATCCGGATTGAGCCCTGTGATCTCCATTGAACAAAAGACGACCTCTAAGAACCCGAGATCAACCGTTGGAACTATTACCGAGATCTACGACTTTCTGCGCTTATTCTATGCACGCGTTAGTGAGGCTTTCTCCTACGTATCGGGCAAGAAGATGGAACGAATGTCTGATGATGAAATCACAGACCGTATCTTAAAAGAATTTGATGGCGAGGGGATCTACATTCTTGCGCCTGTCGTAAAAGGTCGTAAAGGACATTATCGCGAACTCTTTGAGCAGATCAGAAAACAAGGCTACACCAAAGTTCGCGTAGATGGAGAAATCTTAGATTTAGTTGCTAAGATGCAGGTCGATCGATATAAGATACATGATATTGAGATCGTCGTGGATCGCATCTTGGTTGAAAAAGATTCCAGAAAGCGTCTTTACACCTCGATTGGTCAAGCCTTGAAGACTGCAAAAGGTATTATCAAGATTGCCAACAAAGAGAACAAAGAACAGTTCTTCAGCCGATATTTAATGGATGCTGAGTCCGGAATCTCTTATGACGAACCGCAGCCCAACACCTTCTCCTTTAACTCTCCATATGGAGCTTGTCCAAAGTGTGATGGCCTAGGCTATATCTTCGAAATCGATAAGAATATCGTCATCCCGGATAAGTCACTCAGCATACAAAAAGGTGCTATTGTACCTTTAGGCCCCCTTCGTGAGTCCTGGAACTTCGCCGTACTAAAGGCCGTAGCAAAGAAATACGACTTCTCGCTGACAACGCCAGTAGAAAAGCTGTCTGATGAGATCATCGATATGTTGCTGTTTGGAGAGGAAGAACCTATCTCACTAACCGTATCCTATGGCTCGTACGGAGCCCGTGAATATAAGATTCAATTCGCTGGTATCTTCAAAATGCTTGAAGAGATGAGCGGAAAATACTCCGATGAAAGTCCCGCCTTGGAAGACTTCCGTACGCAGGTGGTTTGTCCTTCCTGCCATGGCGATCGTCTGAAAGTGGAGTCATTACATTTTAAGATTGACAACAAGAACATCGCTGAGCTTTCAGCATTAGATATTGTTGCTTTAAATGACTGGTTTGATGGCTTAGAAGAAAGACTGAATGAGCGTCAGGTCGTCATTGCAACAGAAATCATCAAGGAAATCAGAACCCGATTAGGCTTCTTATTAGATGTCGGTTTGAACTACCTAACACTTAATCGTAGCTCCAAAAGTCTATCCGGTGGAGAGGCCCAGCGTATCCGATTGGCAACACAGATTGGCTCGCAATTGGTCAATGTATTGTATATTCTGGATGAGCCAAGTATCGGTCTACACCAAAGGGACAACGAAAGACTCATCAATGCTTTAAAGAACTTACGCGATATCGGAAACTCCGTATTGGTTGTGGAGCACGACAAAGACATGATCCTCAATGCGGATTATGTAATCGATATGGGGCCAGCAGCAGGGCTTTACGGTGGGAGAGTCGTAGCAGAAGGTACTGCCGAAGATATCTTGAAAGCAGACTCCTTGACCGCAGCCTATCTAAATGGCAAAAAAGAAGTCACAGTACCTGAGAAACGTCGCGAAGGGAATGGACATAGCCTATCTTTAAAGGGCGCTACAGGCCATAACTTAAAGAATGTTGATATTGATATCCCACTTGGGAAATTAGTTCTTGTAACGGGTGTATCAGGCTCTGGCAAGTCATCGGTAATTACCAATACCCTATACCCTATCTTAAACCATCATTTCTTTAGGGCAAAGGCAAAGCCCCTTCCGTACAAGAAAATTGAAGGATTAGAGCATATCGATAAGGTGATCGAAATCGACCAGTCGCCAATTGGACGTACGCCACGATCGAACCCATCAACTTATACCGGTGTATTTTCAGATATCAGGTCATTATATGTACAGCTTCCTGAATCGAAGATTAGAGGTTATAAGCCGGGCCGCTTCTCTTTTAACGTGAAAGGCGGACGTTGCGAAACCTGTCAGGGAGCCGGCATGAAGATCATTGAAATGAACTTCCTTCCGGACGTTCAAGTTCCTTGTGAAACCTGCCATGGCAAACGCTATAACCGGGAAACCCTGGAAGTTCGCTATCGCGGAAAATCGATCGCTGATGTATTAGACATGAGTATAGACGATGCCGTGACCTTCTTTGAGAACATCCCTTCCATCTACCGTAAGATCAAAACCTTGCAAGATGTCGGATTAGGATATATTACCTTAGGACAGTCGTCTACAACCCTATCGGGTGGTGAAGCACAACGTGTAAAGCTTGCGACCGAACTGTCTAAGAAGGATACCGGAAAGACGTTCTACATCCTGGACGAACCTACTACAGGTTTGCATTTCGAAGATGTCAATGTCCTATTGGGTGTTATCAATCGTTTGGTCGACCGCGGAAACTCCATCCTCATCATTGAGCACAACTTAGACGTCATCAAAGCGGCAGACTGGGTAATCGATATGGGACCGGAGGGCGGAAAGAATGGTGGAACTGTACTATTCCAGGGAACGCCGGAAGGCTTGATCAAACAAAAGAACTCCGAAACCGGAAGATTCCTTAAGCTGGAAATGAAAGGATAG
- a CDS encoding DUF3817 domain-containing protein — MLRIFQQVALWEAISTILLFFVAMPLKYFAGIPEAVRVAGSIHGFLVVIFVVLLVACWQTYNWSFGRVVKYFFLSLIPVVSFWVEKDLKREIQAQKAA, encoded by the coding sequence ATGTTACGTATTTTTCAACAAGTAGCCCTTTGGGAAGCAATTTCTACTATTTTACTCTTCTTCGTTGCCATGCCGTTAAAGTATTTCGCAGGGATTCCTGAGGCCGTACGAGTGGCAGGTTCAATTCACGGATTCTTAGTAGTGATTTTTGTTGTTCTCCTCGTAGCTTGTTGGCAGACTTATAACTGGTCGTTTGGACGCGTTGTAAAATACTTCTTCTTAAGCTTAATCCCTGTTGTTTCTTTCTGGGTAGAGAAAGATCTTAAGCGTGAAATTCAAGCGCAAAAGGCAGCTTAA
- a CDS encoding energy transducer TonB — translation MMRVILAFIGLLFASSAIAQERVDSVKLDTAIVRNVDKVPEFVGGVSAWSSFISRSFDAYDVISRLDSTDYVDFGIRQTAIMEFTVCEDGSICDIRVANKDKISPAFAKEVLRVMKRSPKWHPGLKNDKAVRTRIRQNIVGDFELK, via the coding sequence GCGTCCTCAGCAATCGCTCAGGAGCGTGTTGACAGTGTGAAGCTAGATACTGCGATTGTACGCAATGTGGACAAGGTTCCGGAGTTTGTTGGTGGCGTATCGGCATGGTCGAGTTTCATAAGCCGAAGCTTTGATGCTTATGATGTAATATCGCGTTTAGATAGTACAGATTACGTTGATTTTGGAATTCGACAGACTGCGATCATGGAATTTACCGTTTGCGAGGATGGATCTATTTGTGATATCCGCGTAGCAAATAAAGACAAAATTAGTCCTGCTTTCGCGAAGGAAGTGTTAAGAGTCATGAAGCGCTCGCCGAAGTGGCATCCGGGATTGAAAAATGATAAAGCCGTAAGGACAAGAATTCGACAGAATATCGTTGGAGATTTTGAATTAAAATAA
- a CDS encoding acyl-CoA thioesterase, with product MNFYTRKWVKPEDLNPNGSLFGGTLLRWIDEEAVIYAIVQLGNPHVVTKFISEINFVSSAKQGDIIELGIEAINFGNTSLTMRCEVRNKISRKTILSIDKLVFVNLDPQGNPVPHGRTEITYAYMGVDRDVNRRD from the coding sequence ATGAACTTTTATACTAGAAAATGGGTTAAACCTGAAGACCTAAACCCTAACGGCTCCCTATTCGGAGGAACTTTGCTTCGTTGGATAGACGAAGAAGCCGTTATCTACGCTATTGTACAGCTGGGCAATCCACATGTGGTGACGAAGTTTATCTCCGAAATCAACTTCGTATCCTCCGCAAAACAAGGAGATATCATCGAACTGGGAATCGAAGCAATTAACTTCGGAAATACCTCTCTAACCATGCGTTGCGAGGTCCGAAATAAGATCAGTAGAAAGACTATCCTATCGATTGATAAGCTAGTATTCGTAAATTTAGACCCACAGGGGAATCCTGTTCCACATGGTAGAACGGAGATTACCTATGCCTACATGGGGGTTGATAGAGACGTGAATCGACGTGATTAA
- a CDS encoding DUF2157 domain-containing protein, whose product MKKLDVSKNEREIIEDALSHWQSQSLLDDDKVKQLKDNLDDKGFEWGVLARYAFWVALASLIFSVVSLFSDDYLNTLIEKFYDTPNVVFCLVFAGLAVLFYMLGFRNKQKNPEKTFSNETLMLAGSFSTAACIGFLGQILDRTDHYFTILFLLSIIIYGFLSVKLGSKLIWVFTLVALGIWFATETALHSNWGFKFWGMNYPLRFTIFGALLTAFAVFAQDKIKPLAIFRSTSYVIGLLYTMIALWLLSIFGNYSDLEKWSSVRQYEIFYWGLLGIGVSLGLALYGMKAKDNVSRDIGFVFFILNLYTRFVEYLWDNINRTVFFLILAVSFWFVGRWAEKIWKKKDSR is encoded by the coding sequence TTGAAGAAATTAGATGTAAGTAAAAACGAACGCGAGATTATTGAAGACGCTTTGTCACATTGGCAATCGCAATCGCTGTTGGATGATGATAAAGTTAAGCAGCTAAAAGATAATCTGGACGATAAGGGATTTGAATGGGGGGTACTGGCGCGTTATGCGTTTTGGGTCGCATTAGCGTCACTGATATTTTCGGTCGTGTCGCTCTTTTCGGATGATTATCTCAATACGCTCATTGAGAAATTTTATGACACCCCCAATGTGGTGTTTTGTTTAGTGTTTGCTGGATTGGCCGTGCTGTTCTATATGCTGGGCTTCCGAAATAAGCAAAAGAATCCCGAAAAGACTTTTTCCAATGAAACACTAATGTTGGCAGGTTCTTTTTCTACAGCAGCTTGTATTGGTTTCTTGGGACAGATCTTAGATCGGACAGATCATTATTTCACGATTTTATTCTTGCTCTCCATTATTATTTATGGCTTTCTTTCTGTCAAACTAGGCTCGAAGCTTATTTGGGTTTTCACCTTAGTAGCATTGGGAATTTGGTTCGCGACGGAAACAGCCTTGCATAGCAATTGGGGATTCAAATTCTGGGGAATGAACTATCCATTACGCTTCACGATCTTCGGTGCGCTGCTAACGGCCTTCGCAGTCTTTGCGCAAGATAAGATAAAGCCACTAGCCATCTTCCGATCTACTTCCTATGTGATTGGCCTTTTATACACGATGATTGCGCTTTGGCTGCTTTCCATCTTCGGAAATTACAGTGACCTCGAAAAATGGTCTTCCGTTCGTCAATATGAAATTTTCTATTGGGGATTGTTGGGGATTGGTGTATCTCTAGGGCTTGCTCTATATGGGATGAAAGCTAAAGATAATGTGTCCAGAGATATTGGCTTTGTCTTTTTTATCCTGAACCTCTACACGCGCTTCGTTGAGTATCTATGGGATAACATCAACCGCACGGTATTCTTCTTAATTCTAGCTGTTTCCTTTTGGTTTGTCGGAAGATGGGCCGAGAAAATTTGGAAGAAGAAAGATAGTCGATAG
- the lpdA gene encoding dihydrolipoyl dehydrogenase has protein sequence MNYDIIVIGSGPGGYVAAIRASQLGFKTAIIEREALGGICLNWGCIPTKALLKSAQVFEYLNHAEEYGIKVNGGEADFGAIVKRSRGVADGMSKGIQFLMKKNKIDVIMGTAKIKKGGKIDVKAADGTTKEYTAKHTILATGARSRELPNLPQDGTKIIGYRQAMNLPKQPKSIVVVGSGAIGVEFAYFYNAIGTQVTIVEFMDRIVPVEDEEISKQLEKSLKKAGINILTKSEVTSVDTKGDLSKVHIKTAKGEEVIEAEVVLSAVGITPNIEKLGLEEVGVKTDKGRVLVDDYYKTNIDGVYAIGDIVKGQALAHVASAEGITCVEKIKGLHVDPIDYNNIPGCTYCSPEIASVGFTEKAAKDAGYEVKVGKFPFSASGKASAAGAKDGFVKVIFDAKYGEFLGAHLIGANVTEMIAEVVVARKLETTGHEVLKAVHPHPTMSEAIMEAVADAYGEVIHL, from the coding sequence ATGAATTACGACATTATTGTTATTGGTAGTGGACCTGGTGGATATGTAGCTGCCATCAGAGCCTCTCAATTGGGGTTTAAAACGGCCATTATCGAACGTGAAGCATTAGGAGGAATTTGCCTTAACTGGGGTTGTATTCCTACAAAGGCACTTCTCAAAAGTGCGCAAGTATTCGAATATTTAAATCATGCAGAAGAATACGGTATCAAAGTAAATGGCGGAGAAGCTGATTTTGGTGCAATCGTTAAAAGAAGTCGTGGCGTCGCAGACGGTATGAGCAAAGGTATCCAGTTCTTAATGAAGAAGAACAAAATCGATGTGATTATGGGTACTGCAAAAATTAAAAAAGGTGGTAAAATTGATGTTAAAGCTGCTGACGGGACAACCAAAGAGTATACAGCAAAACACACCATCTTAGCTACAGGTGCTCGTTCAAGAGAATTACCTAACCTACCTCAAGACGGAACTAAAATTATTGGATACCGTCAAGCAATGAATCTTCCTAAGCAACCTAAATCAATCGTAGTTGTTGGTTCTGGTGCTATTGGTGTTGAGTTTGCTTATTTCTATAATGCAATCGGAACACAAGTTACTATAGTGGAGTTCATGGATCGTATCGTTCCTGTGGAGGATGAAGAAATCTCAAAACAATTAGAGAAATCTTTGAAAAAAGCAGGTATCAATATCTTAACTAAATCAGAAGTAACTTCGGTAGATACGAAAGGTGACCTTTCTAAAGTGCATATTAAAACCGCTAAAGGCGAAGAGGTAATCGAAGCTGAGGTTGTTTTATCTGCTGTTGGTATTACGCCTAACATCGAAAAATTAGGCCTTGAAGAAGTTGGTGTAAAAACCGATAAAGGTCGTGTTCTAGTTGATGATTATTATAAGACAAACATTGATGGCGTTTATGCTATTGGTGATATCGTTAAAGGACAAGCTTTAGCACACGTTGCTTCCGCAGAAGGTATTACATGTGTTGAGAAGATCAAAGGATTACATGTAGATCCGATTGATTATAACAACATCCCTGGATGTACATACTGTTCGCCAGAAATTGCTTCGGTTGGTTTCACGGAGAAAGCAGCTAAAGACGCTGGATACGAAGTTAAAGTTGGTAAATTCCCATTCTCTGCATCAGGTAAAGCATCTGCTGCGGGCGCAAAAGATGGATTTGTGAAAGTTATCTTCGACGCGAAATATGGTGAGTTCTTAGGAGCACACTTGATCGGTGCGAATGTGACAGAAATGATTGCTGAAGTTGTAGTTGCTCGTAAATTAGAAACTACAGGACACGAAGTATTAAAAGCTGTCCACCCTCACCCAACAATGAGTGAAGCGATTATGGAAGCGGTAGCTGATGCTTACGGCGAAGTAATCCACCTATAG